Proteins encoded together in one Mercenaria mercenaria strain notata chromosome 18, MADL_Memer_1, whole genome shotgun sequence window:
- the LOC123543897 gene encoding uncharacterized protein LOC123543897 produces the protein MFELKITALAAMLFAVIISRYMAVPAGNVSSPGQTLIDTGKELNIPSLELIGKVINDLAQDMCRLHPCSDWSDWSACNYDIAEEYSRFGGQNRTRNCGFNSTVCTRYEDSNVEYEFRVCKCRDGYTVTRHGYCIKYFRNLLKRDAAAAKCHGDGGYLINIGSARKLKDVNDAFQTFSAGTSFWVDGIRDQAAGKWEFENQPEDPSFTYWAPGKPGGCFCKLDQYETVNGKRKLYSYDIACYHSKPFMCEIFP, from the coding sequence ATGTTTGAATTGAAAATTACTGCGCTTGCGGCTATGCTGTTTGCTGTTATCATTTCAAGATATATGGCTGTGCCGGCAGGAAATGTTTCGTCGCCCGGACAAACTTTGATTGATACAGGGAAAGAGCTCAACATTCCAAGCCTTGAACTGATTGGCAAAGTCATCAACGATCTCGCACAGGATATGTGCCGTCTGCATCCGTGCTCTGACTGGAGCGACTGGTCAGCATGTAATTATGATATAGCAGAAGAATATAGCCGTTTCGGAGGTCAAAATCGTACAAGAAACTGTGGCTTTAATTCTACAGTTTGTACACGATATGAGGATAGCAATGTAGAATATGAATTCAGAGTTTGTAAATGTAGGGATGGCTATACCGTCACAAGACACGGATACTGTATAAAGTATTTTCGCAATCTACTCAAGCGGGATGCTGCAGCAGCAAAGTGTCATGGTGACGGCGGATATCTGATAAATATTGGCTCTGCAAGGAAGTTGAAGGACGTAAACGATGCATTTCAAACTTTCTCTGCGGGTACAAGTTTTTGGGTAGATGGTATTAGAGATCAAGCAGCTGGCAAATGGGAGTTTGAGAATCAGCCGGAGGACCCTTCTTTCACCTACTGGGCTCCAGGTAAACCTGGCGGTTGCTTCTGCAAGCTTGATCAGTATGAAACCGTAAATGGCAAAAGGAAATTGTATTCTTATGACATAGCCTGTTACCACTCAAAACCATTTATGTGCGAAATATTCCCATAG
- the LOC128550681 gene encoding uncharacterized protein LOC128550681, with protein MRIISLVVVALAVLVSGNISAQTTERYNISAIGQPLIDLGNKLSLPYLDLTGKIINSLARKLRAELRKDILQDICRLHPCSEWSKWSKCDYIEPNEYRQYGGSNRSRNCGYNTTLCERYDDRNMEYEFKVCKCREDYTITTHGYCIKYFSGPVHRYFAKAACHGDGGYLINIRSTTKAKDVNDTLERIPSSTNFWMDGQRNEIYEWEFENPPEDPTFSRWYSNNPGNGLCKAYCYNSSSGTKKWHWCDAECTGTRPFMCEIVA; from the coding sequence ATGAGGATCATTTCGCTAGTTGTCGTGGCGTTAGCCGTTTTAGTATCAGGAAATATTTCGGCCCAAACCACAGAGAGATATAACATTTCTGCAATAGGACAACCGTTGATCGATTTGGGGAACAAACTCAGCCTCCCATATCTTGACCTTACAGGTAAAATCATCAACAGTCTTGCACGAAAACTTCGTGCAGAACTTCGAAAAGACATATTACAGGACATATGCCGTTTGCATCCGTGCTCGGAATGGAGTAAATGGTCCAAATGTGATTACATTGAACCTAACGAATACAGACAATACGGAGGTTCAAACCGCTCAAGAAACTGCGGTTATAATACTACACTGTGTGAACGATATGATGATCGAAATATGGAGTATGAATTTAAAGTCTGCAAATGTAGAGAGGACTATACCATCACTACCCACGGATATTGCATAAAATACTTCAGCGGTCCTGTCCACCGGTATTTTGCAAAAGCAGCGTGTCATGGTGATGGCGGATACCTAATCAACATCCGCTCTACAACAAAGGCAAAAGACGTGAATGACACCCTTGAACGGATACCTTCAAGTACAAATTTCTGGATGGATggtcaaagaaatgaaatttatgaATGGGAATTTGAGAATCCGCCGGAAGACCCTACCTTCAGTCGCTGGTACTCCAATAACCCTGGTAATGGTCTCTGCAAAGCATATTGCTATAACTCATCAAGCGGCACAAAGAAATGGCATTGGTGTGATGCAGAATGCACCGGCACAAGACCATTTATGTGTGAAATAGTCGCATAG
- the LOC123539394 gene encoding dnaJ homolog subfamily C member 27-like, which translates to MDRQRGHLGKNPQDAVDSLIWIKVVGIGNAGVGKTCLIKHFCESKFSGGYQPTVGVDYGFKIQNIKGYELRVHLWDLSGAPEYIDVRNELYGQTDAVFLVFDVTNQASFESLDTWLKEVNKYSSGIQDIILVANKVDTKSGKRLVSTQEAKKWAASHKMNLYEASAATGDGVHKLFDELLNNVISKRKQAGLIPKTL; encoded by the exons CTTGGGAAAAATCCACAAGATGCTGTCGACAGTCTTATTTGGATTAAG gtaGTTGGTATAGGCAACGCAGGCGTGGGTAAAACGTGTCTTATCAAACACTTCTGTGAAAGCAAG TTTAGTGGCGGGTATCAGCCAACTGTCGGTGTAGATTATGGGTTCAAGATACAGAATATAAAAGGATACGAAT TGCGTGTGCACCTATGGGATTTGTCTGGCGCACCAGAATATATCGACGTCCGGAACGAGTtgtacggacagacagacgctgTATTTCTCGTGTTTGACGTCACAAATCAAGCATCCTTTGAGAGTCTAGACACGTGGTTAAAGGAGGTGAACAAATACAGTAGCGGGATACAGGATATAATACTAGTCGCAAACAAG GTGGACACGAAGTCGGGGAAAAGATTGGTATCAACTCAGGAAGCAAAAAAGTGGGCAGCTAGTCATAAAATGAA TCTTTACGAAGCAAGTGCTGCAACAGGAGACGGGGTCCATAAACTGTTCGATGAATTGCTGAACAATGTTATTAGCAAGCGTAAACAAGCTGGGCTCATTCCTAAAACATTGTAG